One region of Elusimicrobiota bacterium genomic DNA includes:
- a CDS encoding acetate kinase yields MKILCLNCGSSSVKYSLFDWEKKTVLAAGVVERVGITDSFVAHEVPHKEKVTIKQDCPSHKEAIKLVIDTLTSPSHGVIKDLKGISAVGHRVVHGGEKFVKSVLIDDKVLDVFRELAALAPLHNPPNILGIEAARDLMPGVPHMAIMDTAWHQTMPASSYVYALPYAWYEKYGIRRYGFHGTSFLYVAKRAAVLLGKDPFSVNLVICHIGNGASVNAVKNGLSYDTSMGFTPLEGLVMGTRAGDHDPAIGLFVMDKENLKAREMDSLLNKKSGILGITGKFTDRRDVEMAAEKGDARAALTMEIEAYRIKKYIGAYAAAVGGIDAVVFTAGVGEKGAVTRAKALDGLETLGITLDENKNALSKTRNAETLISADNSRVKVFVIPTDEERVFVEDAAGLLKGNYDVHSKFQYSFQNMGYRNTMRDKAFEKECEKKPGLEKIAALPVGKLVG; encoded by the coding sequence ATGAAAATACTTTGCCTTAATTGCGGAAGTTCGTCTGTAAAATATTCCCTTTTTGACTGGGAGAAAAAAACGGTGCTCGCGGCCGGAGTGGTGGAAAGAGTGGGCATAACCGATTCTTTCGTGGCGCATGAAGTCCCGCACAAAGAAAAAGTGACCATAAAACAGGATTGCCCTTCCCATAAAGAGGCCATAAAACTGGTTATTGACACGCTCACCTCCCCCTCTCATGGCGTTATCAAGGACCTGAAAGGCATTTCAGCCGTAGGACACCGAGTGGTCCATGGAGGCGAGAAATTCGTAAAATCGGTTTTAATAGACGACAAAGTCCTTGACGTTTTCCGCGAACTGGCAGCGCTCGCTCCCCTGCATAATCCGCCTAATATCTTAGGCATTGAAGCGGCTCGCGACCTTATGCCGGGCGTGCCGCACATGGCCATAATGGACACGGCCTGGCACCAGACCATGCCGGCATCGTCTTATGTTTACGCCCTGCCTTACGCCTGGTACGAAAAATACGGCATACGGCGCTACGGCTTTCACGGCACTTCTTTCCTTTATGTGGCTAAGCGCGCGGCGGTCCTGCTTGGCAAGGATCCTTTCAGCGTGAATCTGGTCATCTGCCACATAGGCAACGGAGCTTCGGTGAACGCCGTAAAAAACGGTCTTTCCTACGACACCAGCATGGGTTTCACCCCGCTTGAAGGGCTGGTAATGGGAACCCGCGCCGGAGACCACGACCCGGCAATAGGGCTTTTTGTGATGGATAAGGAAAACCTGAAAGCGCGCGAGATGGATTCGCTCCTGAACAAAAAATCAGGTATTCTGGGCATTACCGGCAAGTTTACCGACAGGCGCGACGTTGAAATGGCGGCCGAAAAAGGCGACGCTCGCGCGGCGCTTACCATGGAAATAGAAGCCTACAGGATAAAAAAATATATCGGCGCTTATGCGGCCGCCGTGGGCGGAATAGACGCCGTGGTTTTCACGGCCGGAGTCGGTGAAAAGGGCGCCGTCACAAGGGCTAAGGCGCTCGACGGCCTTGAGACGCTTGGAATAACCCTTGATGAAAACAAGAACGCGCTTTCAAAAACCCGGAACGCCGAAACCCTTATTTCAGCCGATAACTCGCGGGTGAAAGTCTTTGTGATTCCCACGGACGAAGAACGGGTGTTTGTGGAGGACGCGGCCGGCCTGCTGAAGGGAAATTACGACGTGCACTCCAAGTTCCAGTACAGTTTCCAGAACATGGGTTATCGCAATACTATGCGCGACAAGGCCTTTGAAAAAGAATGCGAGAAAAAACCCGGCTTGGAAAAAATAGCGGCGTTACCCGTTGGCAAGCTGGTAGGCTGA
- the lon gene encoding endopeptidase La: MDASSTDAVSYPSLIPTIAIRDVVMFPHMALPLSVDRPKSVGAVEAAIRESKFILSLAQKKPQINDPAPEDLYAYGVVSAVAQSLKMPDGTMRVFLEGKKRARVKSLVTDKEKNCLMAEVEYVEEPVIKSPEITALMRHAVEIFETYVKLSTRITLDSVALLQQVDDPSRLADTIASNSVINLEDRQAVLETEDPKDRLEKIIKLLAKETEILDIEHKIHSRVKTQIDKSQKEYYLNEQLKAIQKELHQKDDFSRDLDEIKKKLKAAKLPKEAEHAAEKELDRLSRMMPFSPESTVSRTYLDWLVDLPWSVETTDSLDLAAAKKILDEDHFGLSKPKERVLEYLAVTKLTQKLKGPILCFVGPPGVGKTSIARSIARAMGRNFVRMSLGGVRDEAEIRGHRRTYVASMPGRIVQSIKKAKSRNPVFLMDEIDKMGMDWRGDPAAALLEVLDPEQNSEFLDHFLDVPFDLSKTMFIATANTLWGIPVSLRDRMEIIEFSGYTHNEKIEIANKFLLPKQTKEHGLKENSLKLSDKTLDAVIRGYTREAGVRSLEREIASMSRRAARKIVEQKLTLVSVTPQNLGEFLGIPKFVHESPSHNAVGIATGLAWTENGGEILAVEAVAVPGKGNLILTGKLGDIMKESAQAAFSYVRSKEMSRDSFVASHNFHVHIPEGAIPKDGPSAGITIATALASLLSGRAVKQALSMTGEVTLSGRVLPIGGLKEKVIASFRDEIFTLLFPKGNMKDLEEIPEEIRAKMKLIPVSSIEEALALALEPKMTPRKKQAGARH; the protein is encoded by the coding sequence ATGGACGCAAGCTCAACAGATGCCGTTTCATATCCCTCCCTGATCCCTACCATCGCCATACGGGATGTGGTGATGTTTCCCCATATGGCCCTGCCGCTTTCTGTGGACAGGCCGAAATCGGTGGGAGCCGTGGAAGCCGCCATCAGGGAAAGCAAATTTATACTTTCCCTCGCGCAGAAAAAACCCCAGATAAACGACCCGGCGCCGGAAGACCTTTACGCCTACGGGGTGGTGAGCGCGGTGGCGCAGTCGCTTAAAATGCCCGACGGTACCATGCGGGTTTTTCTTGAGGGTAAAAAGCGCGCCCGCGTAAAAAGCCTTGTAACCGACAAAGAGAAGAACTGCCTGATGGCGGAAGTTGAATACGTTGAGGAGCCGGTAATAAAATCTCCGGAAATTACAGCCCTCATGCGCCACGCGGTGGAAATTTTTGAAACCTACGTCAAGCTCAGTACCCGTATAACGCTTGACTCCGTGGCCCTCCTGCAGCAGGTCGATGACCCCTCAAGGCTTGCCGATACCATCGCCTCCAATTCCGTTATTAATCTTGAGGATCGGCAGGCGGTGCTTGAAACCGAAGACCCCAAAGACCGCCTTGAAAAAATAATAAAGCTGCTGGCGAAGGAAACGGAAATCCTGGACATTGAACACAAGATCCATAGCCGCGTAAAAACCCAGATCGACAAGTCGCAGAAAGAATATTATCTTAACGAGCAGCTGAAGGCCATACAGAAAGAACTGCATCAGAAAGACGACTTCTCCAGGGATCTGGACGAAATAAAGAAGAAGCTGAAAGCCGCCAAACTGCCGAAAGAAGCCGAGCACGCGGCGGAAAAAGAGCTTGACCGCCTTTCGCGGATGATGCCGTTTTCTCCCGAATCCACCGTTTCCCGCACCTACCTTGACTGGCTCGTGGACCTGCCCTGGTCCGTGGAAACGACAGATTCCCTGGACCTGGCGGCGGCAAAAAAAATACTGGACGAGGACCATTTCGGGCTGTCCAAACCCAAAGAGCGGGTGCTTGAATATCTGGCGGTTACCAAGCTTACGCAGAAACTCAAAGGCCCCATACTCTGTTTTGTGGGCCCTCCCGGAGTGGGCAAAACTTCCATCGCCCGCTCCATCGCCCGCGCCATGGGGAGGAATTTCGTGCGCATGTCTTTGGGCGGCGTGCGCGACGAGGCGGAGATCCGCGGCCACCGCCGCACCTATGTGGCTTCCATGCCGGGCCGCATCGTGCAGAGCATAAAAAAAGCGAAAAGCCGCAACCCTGTTTTTCTGATGGATGAAATCGACAAGATGGGCATGGATTGGCGCGGCGACCCCGCCGCGGCGCTGCTTGAGGTGCTAGACCCCGAGCAGAACTCCGAGTTCCTGGATCATTTTCTGGATGTGCCGTTCGATCTTTCAAAGACGATGTTTATCGCCACGGCAAACACTCTGTGGGGCATACCCGTAAGCCTGCGCGACCGCATGGAAATAATTGAGTTCAGCGGCTATACCCACAACGAGAAAATAGAGATAGCCAATAAATTCCTGCTCCCGAAGCAGACGAAGGAACACGGCCTGAAGGAAAATTCGCTGAAGCTTTCAGACAAAACCCTTGACGCCGTGATACGCGGCTATACCAGGGAGGCCGGCGTGCGCAGTCTTGAGCGGGAAATCGCCTCCATGTCGCGGCGCGCGGCCAGGAAAATCGTGGAGCAGAAACTGACCCTGGTAAGCGTGACGCCGCAAAATCTGGGGGAATTTCTGGGCATCCCGAAATTCGTGCACGAGTCCCCCTCCCATAACGCCGTCGGCATCGCCACGGGGCTGGCCTGGACGGAAAACGGGGGCGAGATACTAGCCGTCGAAGCCGTGGCCGTGCCGGGGAAGGGAAACCTTATCCTTACCGGGAAACTGGGCGACATCATGAAAGAATCGGCCCAGGCGGCTTTTTCATATGTGCGTTCAAAGGAGATGTCTCGCGATTCTTTCGTGGCTTCTCACAACTTTCATGTGCATATTCCGGAGGGCGCCATCCCCAAAGACGGACCTTCCGCGGGCATTACCATCGCTACCGCGCTCGCGAGCCTGCTGTCCGGCAGGGCGGTAAAACAGGCCCTGTCCATGACGGGCGAGGTCACTCTCAGCGGCCGGGTGCTTCCCATAGGCGGGCTGAAAGAAAAAGTAATAGCCTCTTTCAGGGATGAGATCTTCACTTTGCTTTTCCCGAAGGGAAACATGAAGGATTTGGAAGAAATACCGGAGGAGATCCGCGCTAAGATGAAGCTTATCCCCGTTTCTTCCATAGAAGAGGCTTTGGCGTTAGCGCTGGAACCGAAGATGACGCCGCGAAAGAAACAGGCCGGCGCCCGGCACTGA
- a CDS encoding glycosyltransferase family 4 protein, translating to MPFKIIHVITKLELGGAQANTLYTAAHLDKKLFSVSLVCGPGGDLSAETGGTDTISVLSLRREINPFRDCAALFSLYRLLKKEKPDLVHTHSSKAGILARAAARLAGVPAIIHTFHGFGFNDRQIFLKRRLYIFLEKLCARFTDALIFVSSANMETARALGIGSPKTYRLIRSGIKLSNYPAPGGREKKRAEMGLAPGELAVISLGNTKPQKNPRGFISIAQKVTHEVKNSKFIFAGGGRELDYFRGLAESLGLKDKCIFTGWRTDTAELLAAADMFLLASLWEGLPRSLVEALASGLPAVCYKTDGVADLIKEAVNGFSAMPGEEAELAAAAERVLKDAGLRIKLAEGARATDLSAFDIDLMVKQQEELYLELLKKNLELRK from the coding sequence ATGCCCTTCAAAATCATTCACGTCATAACAAAGCTGGAACTGGGAGGAGCCCAGGCAAACACCCTCTATACGGCGGCGCACCTTGATAAAAAGCTTTTTTCAGTAAGCCTGGTTTGCGGACCGGGCGGGGACTTGAGCGCCGAAACCGGCGGCACTGATACGATATCGGTTCTTTCTCTGCGGCGTGAGATAAATCCTTTCAGGGACTGCGCCGCCCTTTTCAGCCTTTACCGCCTGCTGAAAAAAGAAAAGCCCGACCTTGTCCACACACATTCCTCAAAGGCCGGAATACTGGCCCGCGCGGCGGCGCGCCTCGCGGGTGTCCCCGCAATAATACACACTTTTCACGGCTTCGGCTTTAACGACCGCCAGATTTTTTTAAAGAGGCGGCTGTATATTTTTCTTGAGAAGCTCTGCGCGCGCTTCACGGACGCGCTTATTTTTGTTTCCTCTGCCAACATGGAAACCGCGCGCGCCCTCGGCATAGGGTCGCCCAAAACGTACCGCCTCATACGCAGCGGCATAAAACTCTCAAATTATCCCGCGCCGGGCGGGAGAGAAAAAAAGCGCGCGGAAATGGGGCTTGCGCCGGGCGAGCTTGCCGTAATAAGCCTCGGCAATACCAAGCCGCAAAAAAACCCGCGGGGATTTATCTCCATCGCTCAAAAAGTGACGCACGAGGTAAAAAACTCCAAATTTATTTTTGCAGGAGGGGGGAGAGAACTTGATTACTTCCGCGGCCTCGCGGAAAGCCTCGGCCTAAAAGACAAATGTATCTTCACGGGCTGGAGAACGGACACGGCGGAGCTGCTTGCGGCCGCCGACATGTTCCTTCTTGCTTCGCTCTGGGAGGGGTTGCCGCGCAGCCTGGTGGAAGCGCTCGCAAGCGGCTTGCCCGCCGTCTGCTATAAAACCGACGGGGTGGCGGACCTTATAAAGGAAGCGGTGAACGGTTTCAGCGCAATGCCCGGAGAGGAGGCGGAACTTGCCGCGGCGGCGGAACGGGTGTTGAAAGACGCCGGGCTGCGGATAAAACTAGCGGAGGGCGCCCGCGCCACCGACCTTTCGGCTTTTGACATAGACCTGATGGTAAAGCAGCAGGAAGAACTGTATCTGGAACTGTTGAAGAAGAACTTAGAACTTAGAAAGTAG
- a CDS encoding DUF885 domain-containing protein: MPTEEIQGAVETTKLNEVFEQYLATIQMFDPERATSLGLHGSDFTLTQRTQERHDKELVAFGKLRDKLREIKKDSMYPAARVDYNLLDRMLEVDIYEGENLGVMKLRPQSYLEPLFSVYSMMGKDFDAYNTRAANAISRLKQFPLILEQAQRNLSRPPKIWTEHAIKETEVSIAGISDFMPIFRGYTRYDPVLKAQVDDTLEKVKTALERYRDFLQKDILPVSDGDFRAGDLTYGFYLERWYALDTTASSAYRYAKGAFKQSMKDLEKEAENIDSILAHEKGWKGVLEKLPKDHPPEDAVLKVFQDEMDRAYQHFDEYKVVAFPKQRLLIERMPAFAASVFPYVYYSGPFSLDSSRVSELFVSLPPEKLSEPAREKILQDGFNYAQMELLSAYAIMPGLHLLSFEANSNPSRIRKISSQPMTENGWACYAELLADEMGYYSSYWSHFLRVYVRALRAARAYCDASLHLKKMTETEAIDFFKDKLYFSDAQARGEVLRISLSPTQALSFVMGMDRILKMRKYYQRTEQKYFDLRKFHTAFLKEGEIPIDDLEAELRRQKSDEDNPVK; this comes from the coding sequence ATGCCCACGGAGGAAATACAGGGAGCGGTTGAAACAACGAAACTGAATGAGGTCTTTGAACAGTATTTGGCTACCATACAGATGTTTGACCCGGAGCGGGCTACCAGCCTGGGCCTGCACGGGTCGGACTTTACCCTGACCCAGCGCACTCAGGAGCGCCATGATAAAGAACTGGTGGCTTTCGGTAAACTCCGCGATAAACTCCGCGAAATAAAAAAAGATTCCATGTATCCCGCAGCGCGTGTCGACTATAACCTGCTTGACCGGATGCTTGAGGTGGATATTTACGAGGGTGAAAACCTTGGCGTTATGAAGCTCAGGCCACAGTCTTATCTGGAGCCGCTTTTTTCAGTTTATTCGATGATGGGGAAGGACTTTGACGCCTATAACACCAGAGCGGCAAACGCCATTTCGCGCCTGAAGCAGTTTCCGCTTATTCTTGAACAGGCTCAGCGGAACCTGTCACGTCCGCCTAAAATATGGACGGAACACGCAATAAAGGAAACCGAGGTTTCAATCGCCGGCATTTCAGATTTTATGCCCATTTTCCGCGGTTACACGCGTTACGACCCGGTTTTAAAAGCGCAGGTGGATGACACGCTGGAAAAGGTGAAAACCGCGCTTGAACGCTACCGCGACTTCCTGCAAAAAGACATACTGCCGGTTTCCGACGGGGATTTCCGGGCCGGCGACCTCACCTACGGTTTTTATCTTGAGCGCTGGTACGCGCTGGATACTACCGCCAGCTCGGCTTACCGCTATGCGAAAGGGGCTTTCAAACAGTCCATGAAAGACCTGGAGAAAGAGGCGGAAAATATCGACTCAATTCTCGCCCATGAAAAAGGCTGGAAAGGGGTGCTTGAAAAACTGCCGAAAGACCACCCGCCCGAGGATGCGGTCCTTAAGGTCTTTCAGGATGAAATGGACCGGGCCTATCAGCACTTTGACGAATACAAGGTTGTGGCATTCCCCAAGCAGCGTTTGCTCATAGAGCGCATGCCGGCATTTGCCGCTTCTGTTTTCCCTTATGTGTACTACAGCGGGCCGTTTTCTCTTGACAGCAGCAGAGTGTCCGAGCTTTTTGTGTCTCTCCCCCCGGAAAAGCTTTCCGAGCCGGCCAGGGAGAAGATCCTTCAGGACGGATTCAATTATGCCCAGATGGAGCTTCTCAGCGCCTACGCCATAATGCCGGGACTCCATCTTCTCAGCTTTGAGGCGAACTCCAATCCTTCGCGGATACGCAAAATTTCCAGCCAGCCCATGACGGAAAACGGATGGGCCTGTTACGCCGAGCTTCTGGCGGACGAGATGGGGTATTACTCATCTTACTGGTCGCACTTCCTGCGGGTTTATGTGCGAGCGTTAAGAGCCGCGCGGGCCTACTGCGACGCCTCCCTTCACCTTAAAAAAATGACCGAGACCGAGGCGATTGATTTTTTTAAAGATAAACTTTATTTTTCCGACGCCCAGGCGCGCGGCGAGGTTCTGCGGATTTCGCTTTCGCCCACGCAGGCGCTGAGTTTTGTGATGGGCATGGACAGGATCCTCAAAATGCGCAAGTATTATCAGCGCACGGAACAGAAATATTTTGACCTGAGGAAATTCCATACCGCCTTTCTGAAAGAGGGCGAAATCCCCATTGACGACCTGGAAGCGGAACTGAGACGGCAGAAAAGCGACGAGGATAACCCTGTAAAATGA
- a CDS encoding ATP-dependent Clp protease proteolytic subunit, with protein sequence MLIPTIIEKWNQGAMVGYDIFSRLLKDRVIFIGDTEGAVSTASANSLIAQLLYLNMEDDEKDINLYINSPGGMVTAGLAVYDTMHFIKAPIATTCMGMAMSFGAVLLAAGTKGKRYALPNSRIMIHQPLIWGGGISGQATDIEIESREMQENKKRLTQILAKHTGQTEKKVHDDMERNCYMSAEEAKAYGIIDEVLEFKKK encoded by the coding sequence ATGCTGATACCGACAATTATCGAAAAATGGAACCAGGGAGCCATGGTAGGTTACGATATTTTTTCGCGCCTTCTGAAAGACCGGGTAATTTTTATAGGTGACACGGAAGGAGCAGTTTCCACCGCCTCCGCAAACAGCCTTATAGCCCAGTTGCTGTATTTAAACATGGAAGACGACGAAAAAGACATCAACCTTTACATCAATTCCCCCGGTGGCATGGTTACTGCGGGGCTCGCGGTTTATGATACCATGCATTTTATCAAGGCCCCCATTGCCACCACCTGTATGGGCATGGCCATGTCTTTCGGCGCCGTTCTGCTTGCGGCCGGCACCAAGGGCAAGCGCTATGCGCTCCCCAACTCCCGTATAATGATACATCAGCCGCTGATATGGGGCGGCGGGATCTCCGGGCAGGCCACCGACATCGAGATAGAAAGCCGCGAAATGCAGGAAAATAAAAAACGGCTTACACAGATCCTTGCCAAGCACACCGGCCAGACCGAAAAGAAAGTGCATGACGATATGGAGAGAAACTGCTATATGTCGGCTGAAGAGGCCAAGGCCTACGGCATTATAGACGAGGTGCTGGAATTTAAGAAAAAATAG
- a CDS encoding glycosyltransferase family 4 protein produces MNILNICDSDEFDIVAYQALYTAVYFKKIGHNAVVMCPKSSKLYSECLRHHLAAVPLTFSARLGFFEGKGYDITHFYNPASLTALLLKKAVASSKVFITQLKLGNQGTFAKLAGFEPYVDKFVAASNSAKEDFLRAGIDQRKVFMVPPAIKIGRWESAMLIKPAMFLKRPYKVGTVSMDPTLKEQELFLKVAIKVLTKLPDTNFMIVGIKDERIREMARSLGVSHKVDILWARNDIPEIMAMLHIFVKTSWRDGLSMSLIEAQASGVACVLPRLRGLSDFTLHEHNGLLVEPRSVESYSDAIETLILNPPACHKMSRIAFDYISDNMSLPVVGNLLLRLYEEALEV; encoded by the coding sequence ATGAACATTCTTAATATTTGCGACTCTGACGAGTTTGACATAGTGGCTTACCAGGCCCTGTATACGGCGGTTTATTTCAAAAAAATAGGCCATAACGCGGTGGTAATGTGCCCTAAAAGTTCCAAGCTTTATTCCGAATGCCTGAGACATCATCTTGCGGCGGTGCCGCTTACCTTTTCGGCCAGACTGGGTTTTTTTGAGGGGAAGGGCTATGACATAACTCATTTTTATAATCCGGCTTCTCTCACGGCGCTTCTCTTAAAAAAGGCAGTGGCATCCTCCAAAGTATTCATTACCCAATTGAAACTCGGCAATCAGGGGACTTTTGCAAAACTGGCCGGTTTTGAACCTTATGTGGACAAATTCGTGGCCGCGTCTAATTCAGCGAAGGAGGATTTTCTGCGCGCCGGAATCGACCAGCGCAAAGTTTTCATGGTGCCGCCGGCCATCAAGATCGGGCGCTGGGAAAGCGCCATGCTCATAAAACCGGCCATGTTTCTCAAACGCCCCTACAAAGTGGGCACCGTAAGCATGGACCCGACGCTTAAAGAGCAGGAGCTTTTTTTGAAAGTGGCTATTAAGGTGCTGACTAAACTGCCGGATACAAATTTCATGATAGTAGGCATTAAAGACGAGCGGATCCGCGAGATGGCGCGTTCGCTTGGCGTCAGCCACAAGGTGGATATACTCTGGGCGCGCAACGATATTCCGGAAATAATGGCCATGCTGCATATTTTTGTTAAAACCAGCTGGCGCGACGGCCTGTCAATGTCGCTTATTGAGGCTCAGGCTTCGGGAGTGGCCTGCGTTCTGCCGCGTCTAAGGGGCCTTAGTGACTTTACTCTGCATGAGCACAATGGTCTGCTGGTTGAGCCGCGCAGCGTAGAATCCTACTCCGATGCGATAGAAACTCTCATCTTAAATCCGCCGGCCTGCCACAAAATGTCAAGAATAGCTTTTGACTATATAAGCGACAATATGTCGCTTCCGGTTGTCGGCAACCTTCTGCTGCGTCTTTATGAGGAAGCGCTGGAAGTGTGA
- the tig gene encoding trigger factor, translating into MNIALGFGDRIKKVKQEGCVHTFAVNVDSSCLSEATQAALVRLQSVVSLPGFRVGKVPFAMIKGQFPSMVKDEVIDIAAKSAVPEILKNDKLSPVVSPLIKNLTYEPDKTLYFEIQFECNPQIEPRGYDKINAIRKVHKVTDTDVEKYLEQVRQYNAYLKPVPDDTGAAKTDFVIVDYETFENGVKVEGGEVKGEIVDMASPQTIAGLAEAVLGAKKGETREFDAPFGDKKMRFHVKVSEIKQKVVPELDGEFLKEAGASSVEELKNNVRKLLEKTEAEKTEKDLLSQLEDALIKTNPMQLPPTLVSQETHELFELMKKRMPADDERVREEAFIEKLKPVAERNLSLTFLLHQIARKENIKAGDAELNAELEKVLARLNTDEEKVKARELFENRKEYILASIVENRTMDMVKSKAVIKEETH; encoded by the coding sequence ATGAACATCGCCTTGGGTTTCGGCGACAGGATTAAAAAAGTAAAGCAGGAGGGATGTGTTCACACTTTTGCCGTGAATGTGGATTCCTCGTGCTTGAGTGAAGCTACTCAGGCCGCCCTTGTGCGCCTGCAGTCAGTGGTGTCGCTGCCCGGGTTCAGAGTCGGCAAGGTTCCTTTTGCCATGATAAAAGGGCAGTTCCCTTCCATGGTTAAGGACGAGGTTATAGATATAGCGGCCAAGTCGGCGGTGCCTGAAATACTTAAAAACGACAAGCTTTCCCCCGTTGTGTCACCTCTGATAAAGAACCTCACCTACGAGCCCGATAAAACGCTTTATTTCGAGATCCAGTTCGAATGTAACCCGCAGATCGAGCCGCGCGGCTACGACAAAATAAACGCCATCCGCAAAGTCCACAAGGTAACCGACACGGATGTGGAAAAATACCTTGAGCAGGTGAGGCAGTATAACGCCTATCTCAAGCCGGTCCCCGATGACACGGGCGCGGCCAAGACCGATTTCGTGATAGTTGACTACGAGACTTTTGAGAATGGCGTCAAAGTGGAGGGCGGTGAGGTCAAGGGTGAAATCGTTGATATGGCGAGTCCCCAGACCATAGCGGGACTCGCGGAGGCGGTGCTGGGCGCCAAAAAGGGAGAAACGCGCGAGTTCGACGCGCCTTTCGGCGACAAGAAGATGCGCTTTCATGTTAAAGTGTCGGAGATTAAACAGAAGGTAGTTCCCGAGCTTGACGGGGAATTCCTTAAAGAAGCGGGCGCCTCAAGCGTGGAAGAGCTGAAGAACAATGTGCGCAAGCTGCTGGAAAAGACCGAAGCGGAAAAAACCGAAAAAGACCTGCTTTCGCAGCTGGAAGACGCCCTTATAAAAACCAATCCTATGCAGCTCCCCCCCACTTTGGTAAGCCAGGAAACGCATGAGCTTTTTGAGCTGATGAAAAAAAGAATGCCGGCCGATGACGAGCGCGTGCGTGAAGAAGCGTTCATCGAGAAACTAAAGCCCGTGGCCGAGCGCAACCTGAGCCTTACTTTTCTTCTGCACCAGATAGCCAGAAAAGAGAACATTAAAGCCGGCGACGCGGAACTGAACGCGGAGCTTGAAAAGGTGCTGGCGCGCCTGAATACCGACGAAGAGAAGGTCAAAGCCCGTGAGCTTTTTGAAAACCGCAAGGAGTATATACTGGCGTCCATCGTGGAAAACAGGACGATGGACATGGTAAAGTCAAAGGCCGTGATCAAGGAAGAGACACATTAG
- a CDS encoding ABC transporter ATP-binding protein produces the protein MNRGIVSFDGVGKIYRLRRFGRTPQVTALTDFTLDISKGEILGLLGLNGAGKTTVMKLLTGLLFPTTGMVSVFGLDPREPQAKNAIGFLPELPYFSPHVTPSAALRYYGRLSGMSPSALEAALPAVIEKVGLTPHTAKKISEFSKGMLQRLGLAQAVLHSPELLVLDEPVSGLDPLAIHDMRALISGLQAEGKTIFLSSHSISELEKICDRVIIMVCGRQARAVLRQEWETAPGGLEALFVEAVK, from the coding sequence ATGAACCGCGGGATAGTTTCTTTTGACGGCGTAGGTAAAATTTACCGTCTTCGCAGGTTCGGCCGCACACCACAAGTGACCGCCTTGACCGATTTTACCCTTGATATTTCCAAGGGCGAGATATTGGGGCTGCTGGGCTTGAACGGGGCGGGCAAGACTACCGTCATGAAACTGCTCACCGGCCTGCTTTTCCCCACCACCGGCATGGTTTCCGTTTTCGGGCTGGACCCGCGCGAGCCGCAAGCAAAGAACGCCATAGGTTTTCTCCCCGAACTTCCCTATTTTTCCCCGCATGTCACGCCGTCCGCCGCTTTGCGCTATTACGGCAGGCTTTCGGGGATGTCCCCCTCGGCGCTTGAGGCCGCGCTGCCCGCTGTGATAGAAAAAGTGGGGCTTACCCCCCACACTGCCAAAAAAATCTCGGAATTCTCTAAAGGGATGCTGCAGCGCCTGGGGCTTGCCCAGGCGGTGCTGCACTCGCCCGAGTTGTTGGTTCTTGATGAGCCGGTAAGCGGGCTTGATCCGCTGGCCATTCACGATATGCGCGCCCTGATTTCCGGCCTGCAGGCCGAAGGCAAGACAATATTTCTCTCTTCGCACAGCATTTCCGAACTTGAAAAAATATGCGACCGGGTGATTATTATGGTGTGCGGACGGCAGGCGCGCGCGGTTCTGAGGCAGGAGTGGGAAACGGCCCCTGGCGGCCTTGAAGCCCTGTTTGTGGAGGCGGTAAAATAA